A genomic window from Lotus japonicus ecotype B-129 chromosome 1, LjGifu_v1.2 includes:
- the LOC130725844 gene encoding uncharacterized protein LOC130725844: MTFNNKDQFTDAVKDFAIQTKKNLTITKNDKKRVVVKCVDECPFYMRASKTPSRPTWQIVSFCNNHNCCRLATNRQATTFWLAKKFMQILRHTPDLKVRGLIEEARLRWGIVIGRFKAYRAKVKSLEMLHGASMEQYSHLRQYAAELLRSNPGSTVVIKSAVGVHGPVFERIYVCFEATKTAFAKHCRPLIGLDGCFLKGLYGGQLLTAVGKDGNNQMFPIAFAVVEAETKDSWTWFLNILLHDLNSVKPQNWAFISDQQKGLVPAIAELGPDTEHRLCVRHLYSNFRKRFPGEELKNALWAAARASTEPQWKNAMDNMKELNQDAWLEMMHVPPKMWTRSAYSTHTHCDLQVNNMCEAFNRTILEHRDKPIITLLEGLKFYLTNRIVKQNDLMLRWRNSQLCPLIQKKLDTIKDYSEGWRPNWNGDTVHGLFEVERDKDKYAVNVALRSCACRRWDLTGIPCVHALACMWYNHHVPENMWTWHTG; the protein is encoded by the exons ATGACTTTCAACAACAAAGATCAGTTTACAGATGCTGTCAAGGATTTTGCAATTCAAACGAAGAAGAATCTGACAATaacaaaaaatgataaaaagagGGTGGTGGTTAAATGTGTTGATGAGTGTCCATTCTACATGAGAGCAAGCAAGACTCCCTCAAGGCCTACATGGCAAATTGTAAGCTTCTGTAACAACCATAATTGCTGCAGGCTAGCCACTAACAGGCAGGCAACGACATTTTGGCTTGCTAAGAAATTTATGCAAATTCTGAGACACACACCAGATCTGAAAGTGAGGGGCTTGATAGAGGAGGCAAGGCTCAGGTGGGGCATTGTGATAGGGAGGTTCAAGGCTTACAGGGCAAAGGTGAAAAGTCTGGAGATGTTGCATGGTGCAAGTATGGAGCAATACAGTCATCTGAGGCAGTATGCTGCTGAATTGCTGAGAAGCAATCCTGGGTCCACAGTCGTTATAAAATCAGCAGTGGGAGTACATGGGCCAGTCTTTGAGAGGATCTATGTCTGCTTTGAAGCTACTAAGACTGCATTTGCCAAGCATTGTAGACCCTTAATTGGGTTGGATGGCTGCTTCCTTAAGGGACTGTATGGTGGTCAACTTCTCACAGCTGTAGGCAAAGATGGAAACAACCAAATGTTTCCAATAGCATTTGCAGTAGTGGAAGCTGAAACTAAGGATTCCTGGACTTGGTTCTTGAACATTCTTCTACATGATCTGAATAGTGTTAAACCTCAAAATTGGGCATTCATCTCTGACCAGCAAAAA GGATTGGTGCCTGCTATTGCTGAACTGGGTCCAGATACTGAACACAGATTGTGTGTCAGACACTTATACAGTAATTTCAGGAAGAGGTTCCCAGGAGAAGAGTTGAAGAATGCTTTATGGGCTGCTGCAAGGGCTAGCACAGAACCACAATGGAAAAATGCTATGGACAACatgaaagaattgaatcaaGATGCTTGGCTGGAAATGATGCATGTACCTCCTAAGATGTGGACAAGATCAGCTTatagcacacacacacactgtgATCTCCAGGTTAACAACATGTGTGAGGCATTTAATAGGACCATCCTGGAGCATAGAGACAAGCCTATTATTACTCTGCTTGAGGGGCTCAAATTTTACCTCACCAATCGCATTGTGAAGCAGAATGATCTAATGCTTAGGTGGAGAAATAGTCAGTTGTGTCCACTGATTCAGAAAAAGCTTGATACAATAAAGGACTATTCAGAAGGCTGGAGACCTAACTGGAATGGTGACACTGTACATGGACTATTTGAAGTTGAGAGGGACAAGGATAAGTATGCTGTCAATGTTGCTCTCAGGTCATGCGCTTGTAGGAGATGGGACCTGACTGGGATTCCCTGTGTGCATGCTCTGGCTTGTATGTGGTATAATCACCATGTTCCAGAGAATATGTGGACATGGCATACAGGTTAA